From a region of the Sebastes umbrosus isolate fSebUmb1 chromosome 10, fSebUmb1.pri, whole genome shotgun sequence genome:
- the washc2c gene encoding WASH complex subunit 2 isoform X2, with protein sequence MSGLPGGIANGPSRSEHLEQDAQIWERPWTLEEMRQSSANWSLAADSGLFLFLQDFSQRMLSKTHDIEKQLDSLINDTKATDSCLHSVFNDFLMLSNTQFIENRVYDEEVEETIPKADALEKQPEQEKTREQKEAELIPKMQEAVNHGLRVLESAFEHLDIKAGNSDSEDEEVTDRVEAILEPKDLYVDRPLPYLIGSQAFMEQEDVGLGDLSSDEMSVDSDRDSVIESEDGKEAVHSDDDFNQEEDEDHNNIRKKSSMLSYEDDEEEEDEDSDIFGESDRDDDDDDDNDDTKNTGPSSFADELAARIKGEPVNKPEGDRASLASKKKSKSRKEPKPAKPQADEDSDDMFKPPKMDDDDFSPFGGKSGLFSGGRGLFDDDDEGDLFAEAPKPPVSVEKKVLNESTKSTAQIAESVKPGKKKIPAGAVSIFPDNSLFSSGNDSDSVGSKENGSPAPKTNAASKQVPTGAAVGGGGSGLFDEEEEDDDFFSGKSLKKSDSAGQKKPKKAVDLFDEDNEDGDIFSEKYSASTPAQSKKEVVEEQVKPPEKKMPAGAISLFGPGTQSLLSEGLKKRQQSTSEESEKSEENGPAPHAAKPAAKPAVKQKPQTRGLFSDDEDTQASPTIPKSQSKPELTSQGKTSKAPLSLFDDEEEEDLFASAAKSKSKPNQPKASTPQPSKAESSSLFSDDEDQWVTSKSSAGKPEVKTGGMKASASAPSSLPSAKMSHKSSLFDNDDDDDDLFAPTTESSQKKSQRVALLFEDEGDVEDKGSLFGVKPAVNTNTAAPAAKTSAVASQSSPLLEKPEEVVVSTTAAEDKPSEQEKPAAKTPEPLPSAPSPEISESKKKPAGAVSLFGGIDVFANKQTKSPLDEDDNGDSFLSEDSPPPNVKKEEKKEEKVKTNTVSLFDAEEEDESDWNDPIFPPSKPAASNTLKPTEERPQAKSTGVFQDEELLFSQTQQKDNDPDVDLFATSGKAASSKLSSAKPAAQSLFADDDEDDLFSSIKPKSPPPKIAEKPSKPNERAPLASPESVSEIQKPAPSPVKPKDSSSRIGKLQANLMINPAALLPGAVPSMLGAVTVLPSSSSGVSSSSLSPSPVTTPVGAQADREGGVSFDIPVEVTTLQSAHKGRAKGSVQRRPQSRAARQQAAQRTVKDKKETVGGDVLGPNPSLSGLALPPPDKSSQTRGSPTLPNSTAPAASPPSQSSLPEISPRPSVLTLPVSTNTGKKDSSKDSSVTKVLPSPDEDDLFASDGLFGATSVTNTPSARQTTKTTQPQASSEVGLKKDESTPPSIFDANTGDLFQKVKPRSTTKKATVSSFLEEDDDDEDIFGLSNSSTPTSTSSKEIKNSSSFSKQDIFQDEVAAVPKVHKKHKEKSLDASLFNDNIDIFADLTDTLKPKQKSKIKGETKSIFDDDMDDIFSPSTVKPVTKAPQKSKKTPPSQETSTAADSSNIFDDPLNALGGN encoded by the exons ATGAGCGGGTTGCCGGGGGGAATAGCAAATGGCCCAAGCAGGAGTGAACACTTAGAGCAAGATGCTCAGATTTGGGAGAGACCCTGGACTCTTGAAGAGATGCGGCAGAGCAGTGCCAACTGGTCTTTGGCAGCCGACTCGGGG ctCTTCCTGTTCCTCCAAGACTTCTCTCAGAGAATGCTGTCAAAGACCCACGATATTGAAAAGCAGTTGGACAGTCTGATTAATGACACCAAGGCCACAGACAGCTGCTTGCACTCTGTCTTTAACGACTTTCTCATGCTGTCCAATACACAGTTTatagaaaat AGAGTGTATGATGAAGAGGTAGAAGAGACTATTCCCAAGGCTGATGCTTTGGAGAAGCAGCCTGAGCAG GAGAAGACTCGAGAGCAGAAAGAGGCAGAGTTGATCCCGAAGATGCAGGAAGCTGTAAACCATGGCCTGAGAGTTCTGGAGTCAGCCTTTGAGCATCTGGACATCAAAGCGGGAAACTCTGACTCAGAGGATGAGGAGGTCACAGACCGAGTGGAGGCCATCCTGGAGCCTAAG GATCTTTATGTGGACAGGCCACTTCCATATCTGATTGGTTCCCAGGCCTTCATGGAACAGGAGGATGTTGGACTTGGGGACCTTTCAAGTGACG AAATGTCAGTTGACAGTGACCGAGACAGTGTAATTGAGAGCGAAGATGGCAAAGAAGCAGTT catTCAGATGATGACTTTAatcaggaggaagatgaagatcaCAATAACATTAGGAAG AAGTCCTCCATGTTGAGTTATGAGgacgatgaagaggaggaggatgaggattcGGACATATTTGGAGAATCAGacagggatgatgatgatgacgacgacAACGACGACACAAAG AACACAGGCCCGTCGTCTTTTGCTGATGAGCTGGCAGCCCGAATCAAGGGCGAACCGGTTAACAAACCAGAAGGAGATCGTGCAT CATTGGCATCTAAGAAGAAAAGTAAAAGCAGGAAAGAACCAAAGCCTGCAAAGCCACAGG CTGACGAGGACAGCGATGACATGTTTAAGCCACCGAAGATGGACGACGATGACTTCTCCCCGTTTGGAGGGAAAAGTGGCCTCTTCAGTGGAGGAAGAGGCCTGTTTGACGATGACGACGAG GGGGATCTTTTCGCTGAGGCACCGAAACCTCCAGTGTCCGTAGAGAAAAAGGTGCTGAATGAAAGCACGAAAAGCACAGCTCAAATTGCAG AATCCGTCAAACCTGGAAAGAAGAAGATTCCAGCGGGTGCCGTTTCAATATTCCCAG ATAACAGCCTGTTCAGTTCAGGGAATGACTCTGATTCAGTTGGGAGCAAGGAGAATGGGTCTCCAGCTCCTAAGACCAATGCTGCCTCCAAACAGGTTCCTACGGGAGCTGCTGTTGGCGGAGGAGGAAGTGGGCTGtttgatgaagaggaagaggatgacgACTTCTTCAGTggtaaaagtctgaaaaagtctgacTCTG CTGGACAGAAGAAGCCCAAGAAAGCTGTTGACCTTTTCGATGAAGACAATGAGGATGGTGACATATTCAGTGAGAAGTACAGTGCGTCGACTCCAGCCCAGAGCAAGAAGGAAGTAGTGGAAGAGCAGGTTAAACCACCTGAGAAAAAG ATGCCGGCAGGCGCCATCTCTCTGTTTGGACCCGGGACTCAAAGCTTGCTCAGTGAGGGCCTGAAAAAGCGTCAGCAGTCTACCAGCGAGGAGTCTGAGAAATCCGAGGAG AACGGGCCGGCTCCACATGCTGCGAAGCCTGCTGCAAAGCCTGCTGTCAAGCAGAAACCCCAGACCAGAGGCCTCTTTTCCGATGATGAAGACACACAG GCATCTCCAACTATCCCTAAGAGCCAGTCTAAGCCTGAACTTACAAGCCAGGGCAAAACCAGCAAGGCCCCTTTGTCATTATTTGAcgatgaggaagaagag GATCTGTTTGCATCTGCAGCAAAGTCTAAATCAAAACCTAATCAACCTAAAGCCTCCACGCCGCAACCCAGTAAAGCTGAGTCCAGCTCCCTCTTCAGTGATGATGAG GACCAGTGGGTGACTTCTAAAAGTAGTGCTGGGAAGCCAGAGGTCAAGACAGGAGGGATGAAGGCCAGTGCCAGTGCTCCTTCCAGTCTCCCCAGTGCCAAAATGTCTCACAAAAGCAGCCTttttgataatgatgatgatgacgacgacCTGTTTGCTCCAACAACAGAGTCAAG CCAGAAGAAGTCTCAGAGAGTTGCTCTCTTGTTTGAAGACGAGGGTGATGTTGAAGATAAAGGATCTCTCTTTGGCGTCAAACCTGCTGTCAACACAAACACTGCAGCCCCAGCTGCTAAG ACATCTGCTGTGGCCTCTCAGTCATCCCCTCTGTTAGAGAAACCAGAGGAGGTTGTAGTTTCTACGACAGCAGCAGAGGACAAGCCTTCAGAGCAGGAGAAGCCAGCAGCAAAGACTCCTGAGCCGCTCCCGTCAGCGCCCTCGCCAGAGATCAGCGAAAGTAAAAAGAAGCCTGCCGGAGCAGTCAGTCTTTTTGGAGGCATCGACGTCTTTGCCAACAAGCAGACAAAGAGCCCGTTGGATGAAGATGACAACGGTGACAGCTTCCTCTCTGAGGACAGCCCACCACCAAATGtcaagaaggaggagaagaaggaggagaaagtcaaaacaaacactgttagTCTATTTGACGCCGAGGAGGAAGATGAGTCCGATTGGAATGACCCGATATTCCCACCCAGTAAACCCGCAGCAAGCAACACACTGAAG CCTACAGAGGAGCGACCACAAGCAAAGAGCACAGGTGTGTTCCAGGATGAGGAGCTGCTGTTCAGTCAGACGCAGCAGAAGGACAACGACCCGGATGTTGACCTGTTTGCCACATCAGGGAAAGCTGCG AGCTCCAAGCTCAGCTCAGCGAAGCCAGCAGCACAAAGTCTGTTCGCAGATGACGATGAGGATGACCTCTTCAGCTCCATCAAGCCAAAATCTCCTCCTCCG AAAATTGCAGAGAAGCCCAGTAAACCTAATGAGAGAGCACCACTAGCAAGTCCAGAGTCTGTATCTGAGATTCAG AAACCTGCACCAAGCCCTGTAAAACCTAAAGATTCCTCATCAAGGATTGGGAAGCTTCAa GCCAATTTGATGATCAACCCGGCTGCGTTGCTCCCTGGAGCTGTCCCCAGTATGCTAGGGGCCGTGACTGTCCTACCTAGTTCCTCCTCTGGGGTGTCCAGCTCTAGCCTGAGCCCCAGCCCTGTCACGACTCCTGTAGGAGCCCAGGCAGACCGCGAGGGAGGAGTGAGCTTCGACATCCCAGTCGAGGTTACAACACTGCAGAGCGCACACAAG GGACGTGCCAAAGGTTCTGTACAACGGAGACCGCAGTCCAGAGCAGCGAGGCAGCAAGCAGCCCAAAGGACTGTAAAGGATAAAAAAGAGACCGTGGGTGGAGACGTTCTCGGGCCGAACCCCAGTCTGTCTGGTTTAGCCTTACCTCCACCAGACAAGTCCAGCCAGACACGTGGCAGTCCGACACTACCTAACTCGACTGCACCCGCAGCTTCCCCACCTTCTCAATCCTCTCTCCCTGAAATCTCCCCCAGACCCTCTGTTCTGACACTACCAGTATCTACAAACACTGGAAAGAAAGACTCCAGTAAAGACAGCAGCGTTACCAAGGTGCTGCCGTCTCCTGATGAGGATGACCTTTTTGCCTCGGACGGTCTGTTTGGGGCCACCTCGGTCACTAACACACCCTCCGCCAGACAAACTACCAAGACTACACAACCTCAGGCCAGTAGCGAGGTGGGATTGAAGAAAGACGAAAGCACTCCCCCGTCCATTTTTGATGCCAACACTGGCGACCTTTTCCAAAAGGTCAAACCAAGGTCAACTACTAAGAAAGCCACGGTCTCGTCCTTTTTGGAAGAAGATGACGATGATGAGGACATCTTTGGTTTGAGCAACAGCTCCACTCCCACGTCCACGAGTAGTAAAGAAATCAAGAACAGCAGTAGCTTTTCAAAGCAGGACATCTTCCAG GATGAAGTAGCCGCTGTGCCTAAAGTTCACAAGAAGCACAAAGAGAAGAGCCTTGATGCCAGCCTGTTCAACGACAACATAGACATTTTTGCCGACCTGACGGACActttaaaaccaaaacagaaGTCCAAGATAAAGGGAGAGACCAAGTCAATATTTGATGATGACATGG ATGACATCTTCTCACCAAGCACAGTAAAACCGGTCACCAAGGCTccccagaaatcaaagaaaacaCCACCGTCTCAGGAGACCAGTACAGCAGCAGATTCAAGCAACATATTTGATGATCCACTTAATGCTCTTGGTGGGAACTGA
- the washc2c gene encoding WASH complex subunit 2 isoform X1, with translation MSGLPGGIANGPSRSEHLEQDAQIWERPWTLEEMRQSSANWSLAADSGLFLFLQDFSQRMLSKTHDIEKQLDSLINDTKATDSCLHSVFNDFLMLSNTQFIENRVYDEEVEETIPKADALEKQPEQEKTREQKEAELIPKMQEAVNHGLRVLESAFEHLDIKAGNSDSEDEEVTDRVEAILEPKDLYVDRPLPYLIGSQAFMEQEDVGLGDLSSDEMSVDSDRDSVIESEDGKEAVHSDDDFNQEEDEDHNNIRKKSSMLSYEDDEEEEDEDSDIFGESDRDDDDDDDNDDTKNTGPSSFADELAARIKGEPVNKPEGDRASLASKKKSKSRKEPKPAKPQAADEDSDDMFKPPKMDDDDFSPFGGKSGLFSGGRGLFDDDDEGDLFAEAPKPPVSVEKKVLNESTKSTAQIAESVKPGKKKIPAGAVSIFPDNSLFSSGNDSDSVGSKENGSPAPKTNAASKQVPTGAAVGGGGSGLFDEEEEDDDFFSGKSLKKSDSAGQKKPKKAVDLFDEDNEDGDIFSEKYSASTPAQSKKEVVEEQVKPPEKKMPAGAISLFGPGTQSLLSEGLKKRQQSTSEESEKSEENGPAPHAAKPAAKPAVKQKPQTRGLFSDDEDTQASPTIPKSQSKPELTSQGKTSKAPLSLFDDEEEEDLFASAAKSKSKPNQPKASTPQPSKAESSSLFSDDEDQWVTSKSSAGKPEVKTGGMKASASAPSSLPSAKMSHKSSLFDNDDDDDDLFAPTTESSQKKSQRVALLFEDEGDVEDKGSLFGVKPAVNTNTAAPAAKTSAVASQSSPLLEKPEEVVVSTTAAEDKPSEQEKPAAKTPEPLPSAPSPEISESKKKPAGAVSLFGGIDVFANKQTKSPLDEDDNGDSFLSEDSPPPNVKKEEKKEEKVKTNTVSLFDAEEEDESDWNDPIFPPSKPAASNTLKPTEERPQAKSTGVFQDEELLFSQTQQKDNDPDVDLFATSGKAASSKLSSAKPAAQSLFADDDEDDLFSSIKPKSPPPKIAEKPSKPNERAPLASPESVSEIQKPAPSPVKPKDSSSRIGKLQANLMINPAALLPGAVPSMLGAVTVLPSSSSGVSSSSLSPSPVTTPVGAQADREGGVSFDIPVEVTTLQSAHKGRAKGSVQRRPQSRAARQQAAQRTVKDKKETVGGDVLGPNPSLSGLALPPPDKSSQTRGSPTLPNSTAPAASPPSQSSLPEISPRPSVLTLPVSTNTGKKDSSKDSSVTKVLPSPDEDDLFASDGLFGATSVTNTPSARQTTKTTQPQASSEVGLKKDESTPPSIFDANTGDLFQKVKPRSTTKKATVSSFLEEDDDDEDIFGLSNSSTPTSTSSKEIKNSSSFSKQDIFQDEVAAVPKVHKKHKEKSLDASLFNDNIDIFADLTDTLKPKQKSKIKGETKSIFDDDMDDIFSPSTVKPVTKAPQKSKKTPPSQETSTAADSSNIFDDPLNALGGN, from the exons ATGAGCGGGTTGCCGGGGGGAATAGCAAATGGCCCAAGCAGGAGTGAACACTTAGAGCAAGATGCTCAGATTTGGGAGAGACCCTGGACTCTTGAAGAGATGCGGCAGAGCAGTGCCAACTGGTCTTTGGCAGCCGACTCGGGG ctCTTCCTGTTCCTCCAAGACTTCTCTCAGAGAATGCTGTCAAAGACCCACGATATTGAAAAGCAGTTGGACAGTCTGATTAATGACACCAAGGCCACAGACAGCTGCTTGCACTCTGTCTTTAACGACTTTCTCATGCTGTCCAATACACAGTTTatagaaaat AGAGTGTATGATGAAGAGGTAGAAGAGACTATTCCCAAGGCTGATGCTTTGGAGAAGCAGCCTGAGCAG GAGAAGACTCGAGAGCAGAAAGAGGCAGAGTTGATCCCGAAGATGCAGGAAGCTGTAAACCATGGCCTGAGAGTTCTGGAGTCAGCCTTTGAGCATCTGGACATCAAAGCGGGAAACTCTGACTCAGAGGATGAGGAGGTCACAGACCGAGTGGAGGCCATCCTGGAGCCTAAG GATCTTTATGTGGACAGGCCACTTCCATATCTGATTGGTTCCCAGGCCTTCATGGAACAGGAGGATGTTGGACTTGGGGACCTTTCAAGTGACG AAATGTCAGTTGACAGTGACCGAGACAGTGTAATTGAGAGCGAAGATGGCAAAGAAGCAGTT catTCAGATGATGACTTTAatcaggaggaagatgaagatcaCAATAACATTAGGAAG AAGTCCTCCATGTTGAGTTATGAGgacgatgaagaggaggaggatgaggattcGGACATATTTGGAGAATCAGacagggatgatgatgatgacgacgacAACGACGACACAAAG AACACAGGCCCGTCGTCTTTTGCTGATGAGCTGGCAGCCCGAATCAAGGGCGAACCGGTTAACAAACCAGAAGGAGATCGTGCAT CATTGGCATCTAAGAAGAAAAGTAAAAGCAGGAAAGAACCAAAGCCTGCAAAGCCACAGG CAGCTGACGAGGACAGCGATGACATGTTTAAGCCACCGAAGATGGACGACGATGACTTCTCCCCGTTTGGAGGGAAAAGTGGCCTCTTCAGTGGAGGAAGAGGCCTGTTTGACGATGACGACGAG GGGGATCTTTTCGCTGAGGCACCGAAACCTCCAGTGTCCGTAGAGAAAAAGGTGCTGAATGAAAGCACGAAAAGCACAGCTCAAATTGCAG AATCCGTCAAACCTGGAAAGAAGAAGATTCCAGCGGGTGCCGTTTCAATATTCCCAG ATAACAGCCTGTTCAGTTCAGGGAATGACTCTGATTCAGTTGGGAGCAAGGAGAATGGGTCTCCAGCTCCTAAGACCAATGCTGCCTCCAAACAGGTTCCTACGGGAGCTGCTGTTGGCGGAGGAGGAAGTGGGCTGtttgatgaagaggaagaggatgacgACTTCTTCAGTggtaaaagtctgaaaaagtctgacTCTG CTGGACAGAAGAAGCCCAAGAAAGCTGTTGACCTTTTCGATGAAGACAATGAGGATGGTGACATATTCAGTGAGAAGTACAGTGCGTCGACTCCAGCCCAGAGCAAGAAGGAAGTAGTGGAAGAGCAGGTTAAACCACCTGAGAAAAAG ATGCCGGCAGGCGCCATCTCTCTGTTTGGACCCGGGACTCAAAGCTTGCTCAGTGAGGGCCTGAAAAAGCGTCAGCAGTCTACCAGCGAGGAGTCTGAGAAATCCGAGGAG AACGGGCCGGCTCCACATGCTGCGAAGCCTGCTGCAAAGCCTGCTGTCAAGCAGAAACCCCAGACCAGAGGCCTCTTTTCCGATGATGAAGACACACAG GCATCTCCAACTATCCCTAAGAGCCAGTCTAAGCCTGAACTTACAAGCCAGGGCAAAACCAGCAAGGCCCCTTTGTCATTATTTGAcgatgaggaagaagag GATCTGTTTGCATCTGCAGCAAAGTCTAAATCAAAACCTAATCAACCTAAAGCCTCCACGCCGCAACCCAGTAAAGCTGAGTCCAGCTCCCTCTTCAGTGATGATGAG GACCAGTGGGTGACTTCTAAAAGTAGTGCTGGGAAGCCAGAGGTCAAGACAGGAGGGATGAAGGCCAGTGCCAGTGCTCCTTCCAGTCTCCCCAGTGCCAAAATGTCTCACAAAAGCAGCCTttttgataatgatgatgatgacgacgacCTGTTTGCTCCAACAACAGAGTCAAG CCAGAAGAAGTCTCAGAGAGTTGCTCTCTTGTTTGAAGACGAGGGTGATGTTGAAGATAAAGGATCTCTCTTTGGCGTCAAACCTGCTGTCAACACAAACACTGCAGCCCCAGCTGCTAAG ACATCTGCTGTGGCCTCTCAGTCATCCCCTCTGTTAGAGAAACCAGAGGAGGTTGTAGTTTCTACGACAGCAGCAGAGGACAAGCCTTCAGAGCAGGAGAAGCCAGCAGCAAAGACTCCTGAGCCGCTCCCGTCAGCGCCCTCGCCAGAGATCAGCGAAAGTAAAAAGAAGCCTGCCGGAGCAGTCAGTCTTTTTGGAGGCATCGACGTCTTTGCCAACAAGCAGACAAAGAGCCCGTTGGATGAAGATGACAACGGTGACAGCTTCCTCTCTGAGGACAGCCCACCACCAAATGtcaagaaggaggagaagaaggaggagaaagtcaaaacaaacactgttagTCTATTTGACGCCGAGGAGGAAGATGAGTCCGATTGGAATGACCCGATATTCCCACCCAGTAAACCCGCAGCAAGCAACACACTGAAG CCTACAGAGGAGCGACCACAAGCAAAGAGCACAGGTGTGTTCCAGGATGAGGAGCTGCTGTTCAGTCAGACGCAGCAGAAGGACAACGACCCGGATGTTGACCTGTTTGCCACATCAGGGAAAGCTGCG AGCTCCAAGCTCAGCTCAGCGAAGCCAGCAGCACAAAGTCTGTTCGCAGATGACGATGAGGATGACCTCTTCAGCTCCATCAAGCCAAAATCTCCTCCTCCG AAAATTGCAGAGAAGCCCAGTAAACCTAATGAGAGAGCACCACTAGCAAGTCCAGAGTCTGTATCTGAGATTCAG AAACCTGCACCAAGCCCTGTAAAACCTAAAGATTCCTCATCAAGGATTGGGAAGCTTCAa GCCAATTTGATGATCAACCCGGCTGCGTTGCTCCCTGGAGCTGTCCCCAGTATGCTAGGGGCCGTGACTGTCCTACCTAGTTCCTCCTCTGGGGTGTCCAGCTCTAGCCTGAGCCCCAGCCCTGTCACGACTCCTGTAGGAGCCCAGGCAGACCGCGAGGGAGGAGTGAGCTTCGACATCCCAGTCGAGGTTACAACACTGCAGAGCGCACACAAG GGACGTGCCAAAGGTTCTGTACAACGGAGACCGCAGTCCAGAGCAGCGAGGCAGCAAGCAGCCCAAAGGACTGTAAAGGATAAAAAAGAGACCGTGGGTGGAGACGTTCTCGGGCCGAACCCCAGTCTGTCTGGTTTAGCCTTACCTCCACCAGACAAGTCCAGCCAGACACGTGGCAGTCCGACACTACCTAACTCGACTGCACCCGCAGCTTCCCCACCTTCTCAATCCTCTCTCCCTGAAATCTCCCCCAGACCCTCTGTTCTGACACTACCAGTATCTACAAACACTGGAAAGAAAGACTCCAGTAAAGACAGCAGCGTTACCAAGGTGCTGCCGTCTCCTGATGAGGATGACCTTTTTGCCTCGGACGGTCTGTTTGGGGCCACCTCGGTCACTAACACACCCTCCGCCAGACAAACTACCAAGACTACACAACCTCAGGCCAGTAGCGAGGTGGGATTGAAGAAAGACGAAAGCACTCCCCCGTCCATTTTTGATGCCAACACTGGCGACCTTTTCCAAAAGGTCAAACCAAGGTCAACTACTAAGAAAGCCACGGTCTCGTCCTTTTTGGAAGAAGATGACGATGATGAGGACATCTTTGGTTTGAGCAACAGCTCCACTCCCACGTCCACGAGTAGTAAAGAAATCAAGAACAGCAGTAGCTTTTCAAAGCAGGACATCTTCCAG GATGAAGTAGCCGCTGTGCCTAAAGTTCACAAGAAGCACAAAGAGAAGAGCCTTGATGCCAGCCTGTTCAACGACAACATAGACATTTTTGCCGACCTGACGGACActttaaaaccaaaacagaaGTCCAAGATAAAGGGAGAGACCAAGTCAATATTTGATGATGACATGG ATGACATCTTCTCACCAAGCACAGTAAAACCGGTCACCAAGGCTccccagaaatcaaagaaaacaCCACCGTCTCAGGAGACCAGTACAGCAGCAGATTCAAGCAACATATTTGATGATCCACTTAATGCTCTTGGTGGGAACTGA